From the genome of Labedella gwakjiensis:
GCCGCTCGAGCCCTCCGTCGAGAGAATCGCCGTCAGGGGCTCAGGCCAGTCTGTGCTGCCGTCGCACGACGCGTTCCGCGCGATCCGCGTCACGCTCCACGAGCGCCGCCCTCAGCTCCTCGTAGTTCTTCCGCCGTTCGGGGATCGCGCCGAGCACCGGCCGTGCGCCGCGCAGATTGCGCTCGACGCCGAGCCCGGCCTCCCGCATCATGACCCCGAAGACGTTGTTCCTCGTGCATACCGAGACGTGCTGGTAGAGGGAGCGTGATTCGGCGTAGAGGCGCTCGTCGTCATCGGCGTCCGAGGCCGCGATCACCGCGTCGACGAGATCGACGGCGCGAGCGAGTTCGGCGTCCGTCATCCGGGCGACCGCCATGTGCATCGCGATGCCGGCCTGGTAGCCCGTGAACTCGAGGGTCTGCTCCTGGGTGTCCGCGTCGACCTCGGTCACGCGGGTGAAACGGCTCGGCGACGTCTCGACGAGGCCGATCTGCGCGAGTCGCCAGAGTGCCTCGCGCACGGGCGTGCGGGAGACGCCGAGCCATGCGGCAACCTCCACGTCGCGGATGCGTTCACCCGGTCGGAGGACCTCGGTCTTGATGGCCTCTCCGAGGCGGAGGTACACCTCATCGCTCAGGGGACCCGTGGCCACGATGGGCTCCGGCGAGCGGGGAATGGGCATGAGGCCTTCGTCCGGAGGGAGCGGATGAGGAGGGGCGATCCACCGGAGCGGATCGCGCAGTCAGTATAGAGGCGCCGCCCGTGCCGCATTCTTCTCCCGCCGGGCCGACAACCAGAGCAGCCCGAGCGTGACGGCGGAGATCACCACGGCGATGAGGACGACGTAGAACGCGACGGAGAGGTACCCGTTCGACGACAGCACAGGGTTGAGGAACGGGTACGGGTACCAGCCCATCGTGTTCGTGCCGTAGTCGAACGTGAACGGCGCCCGGACGAGCGTGTAGACGGCCCAGACGATCGGGTAGATCACCGCGATGCCGATGGTCTTCGTCGGCAGGGCACGGTTTCCCGGCGCGAAGAGGCGATCGACCACGAGATAGAGGGGAGCGACCGCGTGGAGCACCTCGTTGGACCAGCCGAGCGTCGAGCCCTGCGGCAGCTCGATCCCGCGCAGCAGCAGGTTGTAGACGATGCCCGTCGTGATCATGTAGGTGGCCACGCAGACGAGCAGCACGGCGAACCACCGGGGGTCGGGACCGCGTCCGCGGAGGAGCAGCACCGCGCCGATCGCCAGGGTGACCGCTGCCGCGATGTTCGACTGGATGGTGAAGAAGCTGAAGAAGTTGACGACGTCGATCGCGAGGTTCTCGTCTCCCCGCTCCGTCCAGAAGGCCAGACTGACCGCCAGCTGTCCGATGACGGCCGCGACGATGGCCACGGCGATCGCGATGCGGAGCACGGCGAACAGGACTCTCATGGTCACCTCTTTCAGCGGTCCGGGGGATGGGCGCGGAGCGAGGTTATCGCGTCGGACCCCGGTGTCTGTAGGGGTAGCGCCCCGGGGCTAGCGGTCGGCTGAGCGCGTGCTCCGCCGGGTCCGGTCACGGAGGCGGGCCACGAGGAGGAGGACGAAACCGATGACGGCGATCAGGCTGAGGAGGACCACGACCCACGTGAAGACCGACTGGTACCCGGTGTCGGCGAGCCGCGGATCCAGGAAGGGGTACGGGTACCAGCCGAGGGCGTCGGTCGACTGGTCCACGATGAAGGGCGCCCGGATGAGCGTGTAGGCGGCCCAGACGATCGGGTAGATGATCACGATTCCGACCGTCTTGAACGACAGTCGGCGGTTCCCCGGAGCGAAGAGGCGGTCGAGGAGCAGATAGATCGGAACACCCAGGTGCAGGATCTCGTTCGACCACGGCTGCGAGAGTCCCGGGTCGAGGGGCATCGACCGGAGGATCGCGTTGTACACGACGCCCGTCGTGACCATGTAGGTGGCGACGAGGAGGTGGAGGACGGCGAACCAGCGCGGGTCCGGCCCGCGGCGACGGAGGAGCAGCACCGCCCCGATCGCGAGGGTCAGCGCCGCGACCGAGTTCGACTCCATCGTGAAGAAGCTGAAGAAGTTCACGACGTCGCCGGGGATGTCCGTGTCTCCTCGGCCCCGCCAGTAGGCGAGGCTGTTCGAGAGCTGACCGACGATGGCCGCGACGATCGCGACGGCGACCCCGATCCGCACGAAGGCGAAGACGACGCGTGCGGCACCGGCCCGCCCGATGACCTCGTCCGGCGCGGTGCGATCCGCGCTCACGGGGTCGGAGTGGGGGTGGGCGTCGCCGAGTCGGTCGGGGCCGGGGTCTCCGTCCCGTCGCCGTCGGTCGATCCGTCGTCGGTCGTCGACTCGAGCACCTGCGTGATGAACGCGATGACCGAGGCGGGGTCGTCGAT
Proteins encoded in this window:
- a CDS encoding GntR family transcriptional regulator, whose amino-acid sequence is MPIPRSPEPIVATGPLSDEVYLRLGEAIKTEVLRPGERIRDVEVAAWLGVSRTPVREALWRLAQIGLVETSPSRFTRVTEVDADTQEQTLEFTGYQAGIAMHMAVARMTDAELARAVDLVDAVIAASDADDDERLYAESRSLYQHVSVCTRNNVFGVMMREAGLGVERNLRGARPVLGAIPERRKNYEELRAALVERDADRAERVVRRQHRLA
- a CDS encoding Pr6Pr family membrane protein, yielding MRVLFAVLRIAIAVAIVAAVIGQLAVSLAFWTERGDENLAIDVVNFFSFFTIQSNIAAAVTLAIGAVLLLRGRGPDPRWFAVLLVCVATYMITTGIVYNLLLRGIELPQGSTLGWSNEVLHAVAPLYLVVDRLFAPGNRALPTKTIGIAVIYPIVWAVYTLVRAPFTFDYGTNTMGWYPYPFLNPVLSSNGYLSVAFYVVLIAVVISAVTLGLLWLSARREKNAARAAPLY
- a CDS encoding Pr6Pr family membrane protein: MSADRTAPDEVIGRAGAARVVFAFVRIGVAVAIVAAIVGQLSNSLAYWRGRGDTDIPGDVVNFFSFFTMESNSVAALTLAIGAVLLLRRRGPDPRWFAVLHLLVATYMVTTGVVYNAILRSMPLDPGLSQPWSNEILHLGVPIYLLLDRLFAPGNRRLSFKTVGIVIIYPIVWAAYTLIRAPFIVDQSTDALGWYPYPFLDPRLADTGYQSVFTWVVVLLSLIAVIGFVLLLVARLRDRTRRSTRSADR